A part of Liolophura sinensis isolate JHLJ2023 chromosome 1, CUHK_Ljap_v2, whole genome shotgun sequence genomic DNA contains:
- the LOC135462141 gene encoding ADP-ribosylation factor-like protein 16 yields MCLLIGPTGVGKTLLLKRLSSIGKGAFENLGQIPSTIATVGSNLVTVNIHKKHDITIRELGGSMGPIWQNYYKDCKTVIYMIDVCNRLQVSSACIQLLALLTHESLLKTPILLIFNKIDMPTRMTKSEIEALFRLQDIIKSAQQVISVVEISVHTGHGVQDVIKWIQKAQK; encoded by the exons ATGTGTCTCCTAATAGGACCCACTGGAGTAGGGAAGACGTTATTGTTGAAACGACTGA GCTCCATAGGGAAAGGAGCTTTTGAGAATCTAGGACAAATTCCATCAACGATTGCTACA gtTGGGTCAAACTTGGTGACAGTTAACATACATAAAAAGCATGATATTACAATAAGAGAGTTAGGAGGAAGCATGGGACCTATCTGGCAAAATTATTACAAAGATTGTAAAACTGTTATA taTATGATAGATGTGTGCAATCGTCTCCAGGTATCTTCTGCCTGTATACAGTTGTTGGCCCTTTTGACTCATGAATCTCTCCTGAAAACTCCAATTCTTCTTATCTTTAACAAGAT AGACATGCCAACCCGCATGACCAAGAGTGAAATAGAGGCATTGTTCAGGCTTCAGGACATAATAAAAAGTGCTCAGCAGGTGATCTCCGTTGTGGAGATTAGTGTCCACACAGGTCATGGTGTTCAGGATGTCATCAAGTGGATTCAGAAGGCCCAGAAGTGA
- the LOC135462139 gene encoding uncharacterized protein LOC135462139, whose product MMGGQGNMMGGQGNVMRGQGNVMVGQGNMMVGQGNMMSGLGNMMGGQGNMVDIQGNMMGGQGNMMGGQGNMMGRQGNMTGPGNMMDIQENMMDVKGSLQDVMMAQQGSLMSQRRNAGLQGGNVMSNQEVLMSQGQQLNPQQGSLLGQPGNVTTGQGGMAMKPQHGTGMISMGRGSEGGLLPHPGGLLTSQTGMTSDRPGQRSGLRPTGNRSSENSVQRIIEPGMRLSEYVGPGSKLLGSRSDRHDHRPSQIDSKGAPDRNTSSKLRRSWSPKRRNRYSVDRNIEEKFDGFRTGRRSRFSDLGCDDVSQMKSERGSAYTRNPDFRSRSPNTRSQSPGYRSRSPQDFHSRSPRRGNDRNTGKLSDFSTNQSADWRNRNQVRCGRAKRLDRDESSGHDKPQERERRSRFDESSPDIQSRDRSPAVGQLGGRGRPTEGEDQMYTGRGGSFSTRSRQNMRLTEEEIPDLASIRNQLLDQLQQLETGNLSDTAALADIADKLKKVQQQQKLQQQQQQLQQQKQQQQLQLQGGRYKSDHVDPSYTQGQRFDASIGRSRKGEHRTLFDSETYEDSNIDRHQHFDHSLQEKLRSFSPEPERRQWFDRSETRPRKEREDFQPMAGLTQANMVTFDYGHQKVLGAEFSEMTTRSNRESRWAGLREDQDNTDHDIHVADRGFSGTDLSVMDSEAYGRIDDAYSAKATGLLGDFPGRERSTKRQGVSFSSMEEMRGSSGYTNTEPDRRRGLQGQSQGLIGHSPRLMGQTQGLMDQSLGLMGQSQSLMGHSSRMMHQSQGVISQPALSGKTGNPVPLMSLTPSSSAGGRRGKRGTPKVHTKKVSVANLPPSANWKQITSFFNIHMNNRGLADPGSIRNPVTGVLQSRVNSTAFLVFNSEEEAEKAVSHLNGITYDKHTLRLELAA is encoded by the exons ATGATGGGTGGCCAAGGGAACATGATGGGTGGCCAAGGGAACGTGATGCGTGGCCAGGGGAACGTGATGGTTGGCCAAGGGAACATGATGGTTGGCCAAGGGAACATGATGAGTGGCCTAGGAAACATGATGGGTGGCCAAGGAAACATGGTAGATATTCAAGGGAATATGATGGGTGGCCAAGGGAATATGATGGGTGGCCAAGGGAATATGATGGGTAGACAAGGGAACATGACTGGACCAGGGAATATGATGGATATTCAGGAAAATATGATGGATGTGAAAGGGAGCCTACAAGATGTGATGATGGCACAACAAGGAAGCTTAATGTCACAGAGGAGGAATGCTGGATTACAGGGTGGTAATGTGATGTCTAACCAGGAGGTTCTCATGTCACAGGGGCAGCAGCTGAATCCTCAGCAAGGCAGTCTCCTCGGACAGCCTGGTAATGTGACGACTGGTCAGGGAGGCATGGCAATGAAACCACAGCATGGCACAGGCATGATATCTATGGGAAGGGGTTCTGAAGGGGGCCTGCTGCCCCACCCTGGAGGATTGCTAACCTCACAGACAGGGATGACTTCAGACAGGCCTGGTCAGAGATCTGGTCTTCGTCCGACAGGAAATAGGTCATCAGAGAACAGTGTACAGCGTATCATTGAGCCAGGCATGCGCCTGTCAGAGTATGTGGGGCCGGGCAGTAAACTTTTAGGGTCCAGGAGTGACAGGCATGACCATAGACCTTCCCAGATTGACAGCAAAGGTGCCCCTGACAGAAATACTTCAAGTAAATTGAGAAGATCATGGTCG CCCAAGAGACGAAATCGCTATTCAGTTGACAGAAATATTGAGGAAAAGTTTGATGGCTTTAGAACTGGAAGAAGAAGTAGATTCAGTGACTTGGGTTGTGATGATGTATCACAGATGAAGAGTGAGAGGGGTTCTGCTTATACAAGAAACCCAGACTTCCGCTCACGTAGTCCAAACACTCGCTCCCAAAGCCCTGGCTATCGCTCACGGAGTCCACAGGACTTTCACTCAAGGAGCCCTAGACGAGGTAATGATAGAAACACCGGGAAACTTAGCGATTTTTCAACTAACCAGAGTGCAGATTGGAGGAATCGGAATCAGGTAAGATGTGGCAGAGCGAAGCGGTTGGATAGGGATGAGAGCAGTGGGCATGATAAACCACAAGAGCGGGAGCGACGCTCTAGGTTTGATGAATCAAGTCCAGACATACAGAGTAGAGACCGTTCACCAGCAGTTGGACAGCTAGGAGGCAGGGGCAGGCCCACAGAGGGAGAGGATCAGATGTACACTGGCAGAGGAGGTTCATTCTCCACCAGGTCAAG GCAGAATATGAGACTGACAGAAGAAGAAATCCCTGACCTAGCATCTATCAGGAATCAGTTATT GGACCAGTTGCAGCAGCTGGAAACGGGGAATTTGTCTGATACTGCTGCATTAGCAGACATAGCTGACAAACTGAAAAAGGTTCAACAACAGCAgaagctacaacaacaacagcagcagctaCAACAGcagaagcaacaacaacaactgcagcTTCAAGGAGGCAGATATAAATCAGATCATGTTGACCCATCCTACACCCAGGGACAGCGCTTTGACGCTTCCATCGGCAGGAGTCGAAAAGGAGAACATCGTACCTTATTTGACAGTGAGACTTACGAAGACAGCAATATTGACAGGCACCAGCACTTTGATCATAGTTTGCAGGAGAAATTACGCAGCTTTTCACCTGAACCAGAGAGGAGGCAGTGGTTTGATCGCTCTGAAACCAGGCCCAGGAAAGAGCGGGAGGATTTCCAGCCCATGGCAGGTTTGACCCAGGCTAACATGGTCACCTTTGATTATGGTCACCAGAAGGTGCTTGGGGCAGAGTTCAGCGAGATGACCACTAGGTCTAACAGGGAGAGTCGGTGGGCAGGACTGCGAGAGGATCAGGACAACACTGaccatgacatacatgtagctgacagagGTTTCAGTGGGACGGACCTCAGCGTGATGGATTCTGAGGCCTATGGCAGAATAGATGATGCATACAGTGCCAAGGCTACAGGGCTGCTTGGTGACTTTCCTGGGCGAGAACGGTCCACTAAGAGACAGGGGGTGAGCTTTTCTAGTATGGAGGAGATGCGGGGTAGCTCGGGTTACACAAATACTGAGCCAGACAGGAGGAGAGGATTGCAAG GCCAATCGCAAGGGTTGATTGGACATTCCCCAAGGTTGATGGGCCAGACTCAAGGATTGATGGACCAGTCACTTGGATTGATGGGCCAGTCACAAAGTTTGATGGGCCACTCTTCCAGAATGATGCATCAGTCGCAAGGAGTGATTAGTCAGCCTGCATTGTCAGGCAAGACTGGAAACCCAGTCCCTTTAATGAGCCTAACACCAAGTAGCTCTGCTGGAGGTAGAAGAGGTAAACGAGGAACACCTAAAGTCCATACCAAAAAAGTCTCTGTGGCCAATCTGCCACCTTCAGCGAACTGG AAACAGATAACTTCCTTTTTCAACATTCACATGAACAACCGTGGCTTGGctgatcctggatctatacGTAACCCTGTAACTGGAGTACTGCAGTCTCGGGTGAATTCTACAGCCTTCCTCGTC TTCAACTCTGAAGAAGAGGCTGAGAAGGCTGTGAGTCACCTAAATGGAATTACTTACGACAAACACACACTGAGATTGGAATTAGCAGCTTAA